One segment of Zhihengliuella halotolerans DNA contains the following:
- a CDS encoding superoxide dismutase, with product MSEYALPELNYDYAALEPSISARIMELHHSKHHAAYVAGANTALEQMAEAREKGEFGAIPKLSKDLAFHLGGHTNHSIFWQNLSPEGGDKPVGELAAAIDDAFGSFDAFRGHFTAAAMSLQGSGWALLSFEGLGGNLVIEQLYDQQGNVPVASTPLLMLDMWEHAFYLDYVNVKADYVKAFWNIVNWADVSARFEAARAGAKTLITPGA from the coding sequence ATGTCTGAGTACGCACTTCCCGAGTTGAACTACGATTACGCGGCGCTGGAGCCGAGCATCTCCGCTCGGATCATGGAGCTGCACCACTCGAAGCACCACGCCGCGTATGTCGCGGGTGCGAACACGGCTTTGGAGCAGATGGCCGAGGCGCGTGAGAAGGGCGAGTTCGGTGCGATTCCGAAGCTGTCCAAGGACCTCGCGTTCCACCTGGGTGGGCACACGAACCACTCGATCTTCTGGCAGAACCTCTCGCCCGAGGGTGGGGACAAGCCGGTGGGTGAGCTGGCGGCGGCGATCGATGACGCGTTCGGTTCGTTCGACGCGTTCCGTGGCCACTTCACGGCGGCGGCGATGAGCCTGCAGGGTTCGGGTTGGGCGTTGCTGTCCTTCGAGGGGCTGGGTGGGAACCTGGTCATCGAGCAGCTCTACGATCAGCAGGGCAATGTGCCGGTGGCGTCGACGCCGTTGTTGATGCTGGATATGTGGGAGCACGCGTTCTACCTGGACTACGTGAACGTGAAGGCGGACTACGTCAAGGCGTTCTGGAACATCGTGAACTGGGCGGATGTGTCGGCGCGGTTCGAGGCGGCTCGTGCTGGTGCCAAGACGCTGATCACTCCGGGCGCTTAG
- the whiA gene encoding DNA-binding protein WhiA, protein MALTASVKDELARLDIKKSSERKAEVSSTLRFAGGLHIISGRIVIEAELDLAASARRLRQNIAEVYGHQAEIIVVSGGGLRRGNRYVVRVVREGEALARQTGLLDGRGRPVRGLPSVIVNGSAADAEAVWRGAFLAHGSLTEPGRSSALEITCPGPEAALALVGAARRLGLVAKAREVRGVDRVVIRDGDSIAALLTRMGAHETLLTWEERRMRKEVRATANRLANFDDANLRRSAQAAVAAGARVERALEILGDDVPEHLSYAGSLRVAHKQASLDELGRLAEPQMTKDAIAGRIRRLLAMADKRAVELGIPGTEDVVTADMLDN, encoded by the coding sequence ATGGCATTGACCGCGTCGGTCAAGGACGAGCTGGCACGGCTCGACATCAAGAAGTCCTCGGAGCGTAAGGCCGAGGTGTCCTCCACGCTGCGCTTCGCGGGAGGCCTGCACATCATCTCCGGGCGGATCGTCATCGAGGCGGAGCTCGACCTTGCTGCGTCTGCGCGGCGGCTGCGTCAGAACATCGCCGAGGTCTACGGCCACCAGGCGGAGATCATCGTTGTCTCCGGCGGCGGGCTTCGGCGCGGTAATCGCTACGTCGTGCGCGTCGTGCGAGAGGGGGAGGCGCTTGCGCGGCAAACCGGACTGCTCGACGGCCGTGGCCGGCCGGTCCGTGGGCTGCCATCGGTCATCGTCAACGGTTCGGCGGCCGACGCTGAGGCGGTATGGCGCGGTGCCTTCCTGGCCCACGGTTCGCTCACCGAGCCCGGGCGGTCGTCTGCGCTCGAGATCACGTGCCCCGGCCCCGAGGCTGCGCTCGCGCTCGTCGGCGCCGCACGCCGCTTAGGGCTCGTGGCCAAGGCCCGCGAGGTCCGCGGTGTCGATCGGGTCGTCATCCGCGACGGCGATTCCATCGCGGCACTCCTCACGCGTATGGGCGCCCACGAGACACTGCTGACGTGGGAGGAGCGGCGGATGCGCAAGGAGGTCCGCGCCACCGCCAACCGGCTGGCCAACTTCGATGACGCCAACCTGCGCCGGTCGGCACAGGCCGCCGTCGCAGCGGGCGCCCGCGTCGAGCGCGCGCTCGAGATCCTGGGTGACGATGTACCGGAGCACCTGAGCTACGCGGGTTCACTGCGCGTCGCCCACAAGCAGGCGAGCCTCGACGAGCTGGGCCGACTAGCCGAACCGCAGATGACCAAGGACGCCATCGCCGGTCGCATCCGCCGCCTGCTGGCCATGGCCGACAAGCGCGCGGTGGAACTCGGCATTCCGGGTACCGAAGACGTGGTGACAGCCGATATGTTGGACAACTGA
- a CDS encoding gluconeogenesis factor YvcK family protein produces the protein MSLVTGQIPLVPPRPADRPGERIKVAALGGGHGLSASLSALRRLTPDITAIVTVADDGGSSGRLRAEYDVLPPGDLRMALAALCDDSDWGRTWRDVMQHRFRGTGPVPSSLENHALGNLLIVTLWELLGNPVDGLKWAGALLGARGTVLPMSTTPLTIRGSVRDEVEGDGVSLRQVDGQANLAHASRFGSIQSVEIEPADAPACREALDAIELSDWVVLGPGSWYTSILPHVLLPELRRALESTTANRLLTMNLRTQTRETPGMSAADHLEVFRRYAPDLRIDAVLVDPSVVEDVEEFRAAAARLGATCFFDKVGAATGRAVHSPLRLANAYHDVFTSFCSRDTGSEEP, from the coding sequence ATGTCCCTCGTGACGGGCCAGATCCCGCTCGTGCCGCCCCGCCCGGCAGACCGTCCAGGAGAACGGATCAAGGTGGCCGCCCTCGGTGGTGGCCACGGACTGTCGGCCTCACTGAGCGCCCTGCGGCGTCTGACGCCGGACATCACCGCGATCGTGACTGTAGCTGACGACGGCGGGTCATCCGGCCGCCTGCGCGCCGAGTACGACGTCCTGCCGCCGGGTGATCTGCGCATGGCCCTAGCGGCCCTGTGCGACGACTCCGATTGGGGGCGCACGTGGCGCGACGTCATGCAGCACCGATTCCGGGGCACCGGGCCCGTGCCCAGTTCGCTCGAGAACCACGCCCTCGGAAATCTGCTCATCGTCACCCTCTGGGAACTGCTGGGCAATCCCGTCGACGGTCTCAAATGGGCCGGAGCGCTGCTCGGCGCCCGGGGGACCGTCCTGCCCATGAGCACCACTCCGCTGACAATCCGCGGCAGCGTGCGGGACGAGGTCGAGGGCGACGGCGTCTCGCTTCGGCAGGTCGATGGCCAGGCGAACCTCGCCCACGCCTCGCGCTTCGGCAGCATCCAGTCCGTTGAGATCGAACCGGCCGACGCCCCGGCCTGCCGGGAAGCGCTGGACGCGATCGAATTGTCCGACTGGGTCGTGCTCGGTCCGGGCTCGTGGTACACCTCGATCCTGCCGCACGTCCTGCTGCCGGAACTGCGCCGCGCGCTCGAATCGACCACCGCCAACCGACTTCTGACCATGAATTTGCGCACACAGACGAGGGAGACGCCCGGCATGTCCGCGGCCGACCACCTCGAGGTGTTCCGCCGCTATGCGCCTGATCTGCGCATAGACGCTGTTCTGGTCGATCCGAGCGTCGTCGAGGACGTCGAGGAGTTCCGTGCGGCGGCCGCGCGGCTCGGGGCCACCTGCTTCTTCGATAAAGTGGGGGCCGCGACGGGTCGCGCGGTGCATTCGCCGCTGCGCCTGGCGAACGCGTACCACGACGTCTTCACGTCGTTCTGTAGTCGAGACACCGGTAGTGAGGAACCCTGA
- the rapZ gene encoding RNase adapter RapZ gives MESQFETVKPAESELLIITGMSGAGRTTVAHALEDHGWYVVENLPPQMLRRLTELETPATAILNKLAVVMDVRSSTFNPLLSEALADLTAAGVSYRVLFVDADDAALVRRFEQGRRPHPLQGEGRILDGLHAERALLTELRDRAEIVIDTTNQNVHTLSTEITQLFSENGPIVLRLNVMSFGFKYGLPADANYVADVRFIPNPHWVPELRPQTGKDDSVQKFVFAADGAEEFISAYLEALKPVLEGYRRENKHYATIAIGCTGGKHRSVAVTEELARRLAQLPSVTVNVSHRDLGRE, from the coding sequence ATGGAGAGCCAGTTTGAGACCGTAAAACCGGCAGAGTCGGAACTGCTGATCATCACCGGCATGTCCGGCGCGGGTCGCACCACCGTCGCCCACGCCCTCGAAGACCACGGGTGGTACGTCGTCGAAAATCTGCCACCGCAGATGCTCCGCCGTCTCACCGAGCTCGAGACGCCGGCGACAGCCATCCTCAACAAGCTCGCGGTCGTGATGGACGTGCGCAGCAGTACCTTCAACCCGCTGCTGAGCGAGGCCCTGGCCGATCTGACGGCCGCGGGCGTCAGTTACCGCGTGCTGTTCGTCGACGCCGACGACGCTGCTCTCGTCCGTCGCTTCGAACAGGGCCGGCGTCCCCACCCGCTCCAGGGTGAGGGCAGGATTCTCGACGGGCTGCACGCCGAGCGTGCGCTGCTGACCGAGTTGCGCGACCGCGCCGAGATCGTCATCGACACGACCAATCAGAACGTCCACACGCTCTCCACGGAGATCACTCAGCTTTTCAGTGAGAACGGGCCAATCGTCCTGCGCTTGAACGTCATGAGTTTCGGCTTCAAGTACGGCCTGCCGGCTGACGCGAACTACGTCGCCGACGTCCGCTTCATCCCCAACCCGCACTGGGTGCCCGAGCTGCGACCGCAGACGGGCAAGGACGACTCGGTCCAGAAATTCGTTTTCGCCGCGGACGGGGCCGAGGAGTTCATCTCCGCCTACCTGGAGGCCCTGAAACCGGTCCTCGAAGGGTACCGGCGCGAGAACAAGCACTACGCCACGATCGCCATCGGCTGCACCGGGGGAAAGCACCGCTCCGTCGCCGTCACCGAGGAGCTCGCACGGCGGCTCGCCCAGCTGCCGAGTGTGACGGTCAACGTCAGCCACCGGGATCTCGGCAGGGAGTAG
- the uvrC gene encoding excinuclease ABC subunit UvrC — MADPQSYRPRTSDIPTRPGVYRFRDPNGRVIYVGKAKSLRSRLSSYFVNPNQLNPKTHAMVHTAASVEWTVVGSELEALQLEYTWIKEFTPRFNIVFRDDKSYPYLAVTMGEKFPRAQVMRGDRRKDVKYFGPFYPAKAIRETLDTLLRVFPVRTCSTGVLRRAEQTGRPCLLGYIDKCAAPCVGRISEADHRALAEELCQFMGGEGTKFIRQLERQMADAAAAMEYEKAARLRDDVQALKRVFERNAVVLAEETEADIFAFAEDELEAAVQVFHVRNGRIRGQRGWVVEKVEDSTPAEFVAHLLQQVYGNDDGGDRLPREVLVPIEPADSEKLGEWLSSLRGAGVSLRVPRRGEKATLLETVRENAEQALRLHKSKRAGDITTRSAALQELQESLGIPVPLMRIECYDISHVSGTNVVASMVVVEDGLPKKSDYRKFSITGQAARDDTAAMYDVISRRFKRYLEDQQNSAPLISGEIAQAEITETRKFAYPPSLVVVDGGPPQVAAACQALSDLGIDDVYVVGLAKRLEEVWLPDDEFPVILPRASESLYLLQRVRDEAHRFAITFHRKKRSSSMMESILDDVPGLGPAKRTALLKEFGSLKRLRSASREDLLGVPGVGPALADHVLRALASPEEP, encoded by the coding sequence ATGGCAGATCCGCAGAGCTACCGCCCCCGCACGTCGGACATCCCCACGCGTCCTGGCGTCTACCGATTCCGCGACCCGAACGGGCGCGTCATCTATGTCGGAAAGGCGAAGAGCCTGCGCTCGCGCCTGAGCTCCTACTTCGTCAATCCGAATCAGCTCAACCCCAAGACCCACGCCATGGTCCACACGGCGGCGAGCGTCGAATGGACCGTCGTCGGCAGCGAGCTCGAGGCGCTGCAGCTCGAATACACGTGGATCAAGGAATTCACGCCCCGCTTCAATATCGTCTTCCGCGACGACAAGTCCTACCCCTACCTCGCCGTCACGATGGGGGAGAAGTTCCCCCGGGCCCAGGTCATGCGCGGCGACCGCCGCAAGGACGTCAAGTACTTCGGCCCGTTCTATCCCGCCAAGGCCATCCGGGAGACGCTCGATACCCTCCTGCGGGTCTTCCCCGTGCGCACCTGCAGCACCGGCGTCCTGCGCCGGGCGGAGCAGACCGGGCGTCCATGCCTGCTGGGCTACATCGACAAGTGCGCCGCACCCTGCGTCGGTCGCATCAGCGAGGCGGACCACCGCGCGCTGGCCGAGGAGCTCTGCCAGTTCATGGGCGGCGAAGGCACGAAGTTCATCCGCCAGCTCGAGCGGCAGATGGCCGATGCCGCCGCAGCGATGGAATACGAGAAGGCCGCCCGGCTACGCGACGACGTGCAGGCCCTCAAGCGCGTCTTCGAGCGCAACGCCGTCGTCCTGGCGGAGGAGACGGAAGCGGACATCTTCGCCTTCGCGGAGGACGAGCTGGAGGCCGCCGTGCAGGTGTTCCACGTCCGCAACGGCCGGATCCGCGGCCAGCGCGGCTGGGTCGTGGAGAAGGTCGAGGACTCCACGCCCGCCGAGTTCGTCGCCCACCTGCTCCAGCAGGTCTACGGGAACGACGACGGCGGGGACCGCCTCCCGCGCGAAGTCCTCGTCCCCATCGAGCCCGCGGATTCGGAGAAACTGGGGGAGTGGCTCTCGTCTCTGCGCGGAGCCGGCGTGAGTCTGCGCGTGCCCCGGCGCGGCGAGAAAGCCACCCTGCTCGAGACCGTGCGTGAGAACGCCGAGCAGGCCCTGCGGCTGCACAAGTCCAAGCGCGCAGGCGACATCACCACCCGGTCGGCGGCCCTCCAAGAGCTTCAAGAGTCACTCGGGATCCCGGTCCCGCTGATGCGCATCGAGTGCTACGACATCTCGCACGTCTCGGGCACCAATGTCGTCGCCTCGATGGTCGTCGTCGAGGACGGATTGCCCAAGAAATCGGACTACCGCAAGTTCTCGATCACTGGCCAGGCGGCCCGTGACGACACCGCGGCGATGTACGACGTCATTAGCCGCCGGTTCAAGCGGTACCTCGAGGACCAGCAGAACTCTGCGCCGCTGATCTCGGGCGAGATCGCCCAGGCTGAGATCACCGAGACCCGGAAGTTCGCCTACCCGCCCTCGCTCGTGGTCGTCGACGGCGGTCCGCCGCAGGTTGCCGCCGCCTGTCAGGCCCTGTCGGACTTGGGGATCGACGACGTCTACGTCGTCGGTCTCGCCAAGCGGCTCGAGGAAGTGTGGCTGCCAGACGATGAATTCCCTGTCATCCTCCCGCGGGCTTCCGAATCGCTCTACCTGCTGCAGCGGGTCCGGGACGAGGCGCACCGCTTCGCCATCACCTTCCACCGCAAGAAACGCTCAAGTTCGATGATGGAGAGCATTCTCGATGACGTTCCCGGTTTGGGACCGGCGAAGCGGACGGCGCTCCTGAAGGAATTCGGTTCCCTCAAGCGCCTGCGCTCCGCCAGCCGCGAGGATCTGCTGGGCGTCCCGGGGGTTGGGCCTGCCCTCGCCGACCACGTCCTGCGGGCGCTGGCATCGCCGGAGGAGCCGTAG
- a CDS encoding lysophospholipid acyltransferase family protein: MGVFNGVRSTVASSLRTFCRPTVIGVENIPDEGPFIVASNHLSFLDSVIIQALMPRPVAFFAKAEYFTTPGLKGRVMKAFFESVGSIPVERGEQAASVAALDQLVEILEAGGGIGIYPEGTRSRDGRLYRGRTGVGWLALSTGVPVLPVGLIGTEKLQPADTNKVRPQHFTLKVGEPLHFDHVGPKHPLPARREATDRVVAAIAELTGQERSDRYNQAPTVN; this comes from the coding sequence ATGGGCGTCTTCAACGGTGTCCGCTCGACGGTCGCCAGCAGCCTTCGCACCTTTTGCCGCCCTACGGTGATCGGCGTCGAGAACATCCCGGACGAGGGCCCCTTCATCGTCGCCTCGAACCACCTGTCCTTCCTCGATAGCGTCATCATCCAGGCGCTCATGCCGAGGCCCGTGGCCTTCTTCGCCAAGGCCGAGTACTTCACGACGCCGGGGCTCAAGGGTCGAGTCATGAAGGCCTTCTTCGAGTCGGTCGGGTCCATCCCGGTCGAGCGCGGCGAACAAGCCGCCTCCGTCGCGGCCCTCGATCAGCTGGTCGAGATTCTCGAGGCCGGCGGCGGTATCGGCATCTACCCCGAGGGCACCCGCTCCCGCGACGGGCGCCTCTACCGTGGGCGCACCGGCGTCGGCTGGCTGGCTCTGAGCACGGGCGTTCCCGTTCTGCCCGTAGGACTCATCGGGACCGAGAAGCTTCAGCCGGCCGACACCAACAAGGTTCGGCCCCAGCACTTCACGCTGAAGGTCGGCGAGCCCCTGCACTTCGACCATGTCGGCCCGAAGCACCCCCTACCCGCCCGACGCGAAGCGACCGACCGCGTCGTCGCCGCCATCGCCGAGCTGACGGGCCAGGAACGAAGCGACCGCTACAACCAAGCCCCGACCGTCAACTAG
- a CDS encoding HAD hydrolase-like protein — protein MGSSMPCQAWTPRLPESPWQNVPVMIRPTTRYRAVLFDLDGTLVDPRTAISGGIAAALTAHGLPVPVGEALDAMIGPPLAASLRGVPGMTEELLPSVVDHYRSGYRSKGMAASVVYPGIVDLLDALGDAGVLRAVATSKPEPIARELLQIQGLTGYFEAICGANPDESAPHEGKAAIVSAALSALQASIPTGGVLDAAMVGDRFFDVDGGRANGVPCVGVSWGYARDGELEAAGAVAVVHDADDLRRVLDELTTDETKEAH, from the coding sequence ATGGGGTCGTCCATGCCGTGTCAGGCATGGACACCCCGGTTGCCGGAGAGTCCATGGCAGAATGTCCCGGTGATGATACGCCCGACGACCCGATATCGTGCCGTTCTTTTCGACCTGGACGGGACGCTCGTAGACCCCCGGACGGCCATCTCGGGAGGAATCGCAGCCGCGCTGACCGCGCACGGCCTGCCAGTTCCCGTCGGAGAAGCGCTCGACGCGATGATCGGCCCGCCTTTGGCGGCCAGCCTGCGAGGAGTCCCCGGTATGACCGAGGAACTCCTCCCCAGCGTCGTGGATCACTACCGAAGCGGCTACCGCTCGAAAGGCATGGCCGCCAGCGTGGTCTACCCCGGGATCGTCGACCTGCTCGATGCACTCGGCGACGCCGGCGTACTGCGCGCGGTCGCAACATCGAAACCGGAGCCGATCGCCCGAGAACTCCTCCAGATTCAGGGTCTCACCGGATACTTCGAGGCGATTTGCGGGGCCAACCCCGATGAGAGCGCACCGCACGAGGGCAAAGCCGCCATCGTGTCCGCGGCTCTCTCAGCGCTTCAAGCCAGCATCCCCACAGGCGGCGTGCTGGACGCCGCCATGGTCGGCGACCGCTTCTTCGATGTCGACGGGGGGCGCGCGAATGGCGTCCCGTGCGTGGGCGTCTCGTGGGGCTACGCACGGGACGGCGAGCTTGAGGCAGCGGGCGCCGTCGCCGTCGTGCATGACGCCGACGACCTCCGGCGCGTGCTGGACGAACTCACGACCGACGAGACGAAAGAGGCACATTGA
- the uvrA gene encoding excinuclease ABC subunit UvrA, translating to MATDASTLNHLPDRSRLIVKGAREHNLRNVDVDLPRDSLIVFTGLSGSGKSSLAFDTIFAEGQRRYVESLSSYARMFLGQVDKPDVDFIEGLSPAVSIDQKSTSRNPRSTVGTITEIYDYMRLLWARIGQMFCPECNEPVTKQTPQQIVDQLLELPEKTRFQLLAPVVRSRKGEFVDLFKDLAAKGYSRAIVDGEVAQLSDPPKLGKQIKHTIEVVVDRLVIKDGIRQRLTDSVETALGLAEGRVLADFVDLGEEDEDRRRAFSENLACPNEHALAIDEIEPRSFSFNNPYGACTACSGIGSRLEVDEQLVVPDGALSIRDGAIAPWSLGKATTEYWNRLIEGLSNDFDFSLDDSWDELSAKAKKAILHGKDHKVVVQYRNRFGRERKYSTGFEGVIQYIHRKHLETESDHARDRYEQYMRQTPCPECDGARLNPASLSVRVEGRSIADVCRMPMREAERFFDELSLNRRDRQIAEQVLKEIVARLQFLLDVGLEYLNLERPAATLSGGEAQRIRLATQIGSGLVGVLYVLDEPSIGLHQRDNRRLIETLVRLRDLGNTLIVVEHDEDTIAEADWIVDIGPGAGEHGGHVVHSGPLAGLLENRESMTGDYLSRRRQLAIPAERRATDPTRQVTVVGARENNLQDLTVDFPLGVLTAVTGVSGSGKSTLVNDILYKVLANKLNGAKQVAGRHTRVKGVELLDKVIHVDQSPIGRTPRSNPATYTGVFDRIRKLFAETNEAKVRGYQAGRFSFNVKGGRCESCSGDGTLKIEMNFLPDVYVPCEVCEGKRYNRETLEVHYKGKNIAEVLEMPIEEAAEFFEAFPPIARHLNTLVEVGLGYVRLGQPATTLSGGEAQRVKLSAELQKRSKGRAIYVLDEPTTGLHFEDIRKLLGVLQGLVGKGNTVITIEHNLDVIKSADWVIDLGPEGGSGGGQVVAEGTPEQVARVAGSHTGGFLAEILPAATTV from the coding sequence GTGGCTACTGACGCATCGACACTGAACCATCTCCCGGACCGCTCGCGGCTCATCGTCAAGGGCGCGCGGGAGCACAATCTGCGCAATGTGGACGTGGACCTGCCCCGTGACTCGCTGATCGTCTTCACGGGCCTGTCCGGTTCGGGGAAGTCGTCGCTCGCCTTCGACACGATCTTCGCTGAAGGCCAGCGGCGCTATGTGGAGTCCCTGTCCTCATATGCCCGGATGTTCCTGGGCCAGGTGGACAAACCAGACGTGGACTTCATCGAAGGCCTCTCGCCAGCGGTTTCCATCGACCAGAAGTCGACGAGCCGCAATCCACGTTCGACGGTCGGTACCATCACTGAAATCTACGACTACATGCGCCTTCTCTGGGCGCGCATCGGCCAGATGTTTTGTCCCGAGTGCAACGAACCCGTGACGAAGCAGACGCCGCAGCAGATCGTCGACCAGCTCCTCGAGCTCCCGGAGAAGACACGCTTTCAACTCCTGGCCCCGGTCGTGCGTTCGCGCAAGGGCGAGTTCGTCGACCTCTTCAAGGATCTGGCAGCGAAGGGATACTCGCGGGCCATCGTCGACGGCGAGGTTGCGCAGCTCTCCGACCCGCCCAAGCTCGGCAAGCAGATCAAGCACACGATCGAGGTCGTCGTCGACCGGCTCGTGATCAAGGATGGCATTCGGCAGCGACTCACGGATTCAGTCGAGACGGCTCTCGGGCTGGCGGAGGGCCGCGTGCTCGCCGATTTCGTGGATCTCGGCGAAGAGGATGAGGATCGCCGCCGCGCGTTCTCCGAGAATCTGGCCTGTCCCAACGAGCACGCGCTGGCCATTGACGAGATCGAGCCACGGTCGTTTTCGTTCAACAACCCCTACGGCGCCTGCACCGCCTGTTCGGGCATCGGCAGCCGGCTCGAGGTGGACGAGCAGCTCGTCGTGCCCGACGGTGCCCTGTCCATCCGCGACGGTGCCATCGCACCGTGGTCGCTCGGCAAGGCGACCACCGAGTATTGGAATCGCCTCATCGAGGGATTGTCGAATGACTTCGACTTCTCCCTCGACGATTCCTGGGACGAGCTGTCCGCGAAGGCCAAAAAGGCCATCCTGCACGGCAAGGATCACAAGGTCGTTGTCCAGTACAGGAACCGCTTCGGCCGTGAACGCAAGTACAGCACCGGGTTCGAAGGCGTCATCCAGTACATCCACCGCAAGCACCTCGAGACCGAGTCCGATCACGCACGCGACCGCTACGAGCAGTACATGCGCCAGACCCCCTGCCCGGAGTGCGACGGCGCCCGCCTGAACCCCGCGTCGCTGTCCGTGCGTGTCGAAGGGCGTTCGATTGCGGACGTCTGCCGGATGCCGATGCGCGAGGCTGAGCGTTTCTTCGATGAGTTGTCCCTGAACAGGCGCGACCGGCAGATCGCGGAGCAGGTCCTCAAGGAGATCGTGGCCAGACTCCAGTTCCTGCTTGATGTGGGGTTGGAGTACCTGAACCTCGAACGGCCGGCCGCCACGCTCTCCGGTGGCGAGGCCCAGCGCATCCGGCTGGCCACGCAGATCGGGTCGGGACTCGTGGGCGTGCTCTACGTCTTGGACGAGCCTTCGATCGGGCTGCATCAGCGCGACAACCGCCGCCTCATCGAGACGTTGGTCCGACTGCGCGATCTCGGGAACACCCTGATCGTCGTCGAACACGACGAGGACACCATCGCAGAGGCCGATTGGATCGTAGACATCGGGCCCGGCGCCGGCGAACACGGCGGCCACGTTGTGCACTCCGGTCCGCTGGCGGGTCTGCTCGAGAACCGCGAATCGATGACGGGCGACTACCTCTCCCGCCGCCGCCAACTCGCGATCCCCGCCGAGCGTCGAGCCACTGATCCAACTCGGCAGGTGACTGTGGTCGGGGCCCGCGAGAACAATCTGCAAGACCTGACGGTGGACTTCCCGCTGGGCGTCCTGACAGCCGTGACGGGCGTGTCAGGTTCGGGGAAGTCGACGCTCGTCAACGACATCCTCTACAAGGTGCTCGCCAACAAACTCAACGGGGCCAAGCAGGTCGCTGGTCGCCACACTCGGGTCAAGGGCGTGGAGCTGCTCGACAAGGTCATCCACGTCGACCAGAGCCCGATCGGGCGCACCCCGCGCTCCAACCCGGCAACGTACACGGGCGTTTTCGACCGGATCCGCAAACTCTTCGCCGAGACCAACGAGGCGAAGGTGCGCGGCTATCAGGCGGGACGGTTCTCGTTCAATGTCAAAGGCGGTCGGTGTGAGTCCTGCTCCGGCGACGGGACGCTGAAGATCGAGATGAACTTCCTGCCGGACGTCTACGTACCGTGCGAGGTCTGCGAGGGCAAGCGCTACAACCGCGAGACCCTGGAAGTCCACTACAAGGGCAAGAACATCGCAGAGGTCCTCGAAATGCCGATCGAGGAGGCCGCCGAGTTTTTCGAGGCCTTCCCGCCCATCGCCCGGCACCTGAACACGCTTGTTGAGGTCGGGCTCGGCTATGTGCGGCTCGGACAGCCGGCGACAACCCTTTCGGGTGGCGAGGCCCAGCGGGTCAAGCTCTCCGCCGAGTTGCAGAAACGGAGCAAAGGCCGAGCCATCTACGTCCTGGACGAGCCGACGACTGGTCTGCACTTCGAGGACATCCGCAAGCTCCTGGGCGTCCTTCAAGGGCTGGTGGGCAAGGGCAACACGGTCATCACCATCGAGCACAACCTGGACGTCATCAAGAGCGCCGACTGGGTAATCGATCTCGGTCCCGAGGGAGGATCAGGCGGCGGGCAGGTGGTCGCGGAGGGCACTCCCGAGCAGGTCGCCCGGGTCGCCGGCAGCCACACTGGTGGATTCCTGGCGGAGATCCTACCGGCCGCGACGACCGTCTGA
- a CDS encoding GntR family transcriptional regulator: MDNLEFLAIDAASETHPYDQIRRQIIDAVGQGRLVAGERLVPVRKLAEQLGVAVNTVARAYKELEAAGVVVTKGRAGTVVQAAPGSANAQVSKAAEEYARVVSAWGVPDDEALDLVRAALEKSHS, from the coding sequence GTGGACAACCTTGAATTCCTCGCGATCGATGCGGCGAGCGAGACGCACCCCTACGACCAGATTCGGCGCCAGATCATCGATGCGGTCGGCCAGGGGCGCCTCGTGGCCGGCGAGCGTCTGGTCCCGGTCCGGAAGCTCGCGGAACAGCTGGGTGTGGCGGTCAACACCGTGGCCCGCGCGTACAAGGAGCTGGAGGCCGCCGGCGTCGTCGTGACGAAGGGCCGAGCCGGGACAGTCGTGCAGGCGGCCCCGGGTTCTGCTAACGCACAGGTCAGCAAGGCGGCCGAGGAGTACGCTCGAGTCGTCAGCGCCTGGGGCGTGCCGGATGACGAAGCACTGGACCTGGTGCGTGCCGCGCTGGAGAAATCGCACAGCTAA